In one Vicugna pacos chromosome 22, VicPac4, whole genome shotgun sequence genomic region, the following are encoded:
- the LRRC8E gene encoding volume-regulated anion channel subunit LRRC8E, translating to MIPVAEFKQFTEQQPAFKVLKPWWDVLAEYLTVAMLMIGVFGCTLQVTQDKIICLPSHEPRENLSEAPCQQLLPRGVSEQMGDLREVSGLKNNLDLQQYSFINQLCYETALHWYAKYFPYLVVIHTLIFMVCTSFWFKFPGTSSKIEHFISILGKCFDSPWTTRALSEVSGENHKGPTAGRAMVTVAAAAGPGKAGEGEKEKVLVEPEKVVTEPPAVTLLDKKEGEQAKALFEKVKKFRVHVEEGDILYTMYIRQMVLKVCKFFAILVYNLVYVEKISFLVACRVETSEVTGYASFCCNHTKAHLFSKLAFCYISFVCVYGITCLYTLYWLFHRPLKEYSFRSVREETGMGDIPDVKNDFAFMLHLIDQYDSLYSKRFAVFLSEVSESRLKQLNLNHEWTAEKLRQKLQRNARGRLELALCMLPGLPDTVFELSELEALRLEAICDITFPPGLSQLVHLQELSLLHSPARLPFSSQVFLRDRLKVIRVKCEELREVPLWVFGLRGLDELHLEGLFPPELARAATLESLRELKQLKVLSLRSNAGKVPASVTDVAGHLQRLSLHNDGARLLALNSLKKLAVLRELELVACGLERIPHAVFSLGALQELDLKDNHLRSIEEILSFQHCRKLVTLRLWHNQIAYVPEHVRKLRGLEQLYLNHNKLETLPPQLGMCSGLRLLDVSHNGLRSLPAELGLLQNLQHLALSYNALEFLPDELFSCRKLRTLLLGYNHLRQLSPQVGALRALSRLELKGNQLEALPEELGHCGGLKKAGILVEDTLYEGLPAEVRDRMEVE from the exons ATGATTCCCGTGGCAGAGTTCAAGCAGTTCACGGAGCAGCAGCCCGCCTTCAAGGTGCTCAAACCCTGGTGGGACGTGCTGGCCGAGTACCTCACGGTGGCTATGCTCATGATCGGGGTCTTCGGCTGCACCCTCCAG gTGACCCAGGACAAGATCATCTGTCTGCCCAGTCACGAACCCCGGGAGAACTTATCGGAGGCCCCATGCCAGCAACTGCTGCCTCGGGGGGTCTCGGAGCAGATGGGGGATCTCCGGGAGGTGAGCGGCCTCAAGAACAACCTGGACCTGCAGCAGTACAGCTTCATTAACCAGCTCTGCTATGAGACGGCCCTACACTGGTATGCCAAGTACTTCCCCTACCTGGTCGTCATCCACACGCTCATCTTCATGGTCTGCACCAGCTTCTGGTTCAAATTCCCTGGCACCAGCTCCAAGATTGAGCACTTCATCTCTATCCTGGGCAAGTGTTTCGACTCACCGTGGACCACGCGGGCCCTGTCTGAGGTCTCTGGGGAGAACCACAAGGGCCCCACCGCTGGGCGGGCAATGGTGACCGTGGCAGCTGCTGCCGGGCCGGGGAAGGCTGGTGAGGGTGAGAAGGAGAAGGTGCTGGTGGAGCCCGAGAAGGTGGTGACTGAGCCACCAGCTGTCACCCTGCTGGACAAGAAGGAGGGTGAGCAGGCCAAAGCCCTGTTCGAGAAAGTCAAGAAATTCCGCGTGCATGTGGAAGAGGGGGACATCTTGTACACCATGTACATCCGGCAGATGGTGCTCAAGGTCTGCAAGTTCTTTGCCATCCTGGTCTACAACCTTGTCTACGTGGAGAAGATCAGCTTCCTGGTGGCCTGCAGGGTGGAGACCTCAGAGGTCACGGGCTACGCCAGCTTCTGCTGTAACCATACCAAAGCCCACCTCTTCTCCAAGCTGGCTTTCTGCTACATCTCCTTCGTGTGCGTCTATGGCATCACCTGCCTCTACACGCTCTACTGGCTTTTCCACCGGCCCCTCAAGGAGTACTCCTTCCGGTCTGTGCGGGAGGAGACGGGCATGGGGGACATCCCCGACGTCAAGAACGACTTTGCCTTCATGCTGCACCTCATTGACCAGTACGACTCGCTTTACTCGAAGCGCTTTGCTGTCTTCCTCTCTGAGGTCAGCGAAAGCCGCCTGAAACAGCTCAACCTCAACCACGAGTGGACAGCTGAGAAACTGCGGCAGAAACTGCAGCGCAATGCCCGGGGCCGGCTGGAGCTGGCCCTCTGCATGCTCCCGGGACTGCCTGACACGGTCTTCGAGCTCAGCGAGCTGGAGGCACTGCGGCTGGAGGCCATCTGCGACATCACCTTCCCCCCGGGCCTCTCGCAGCTGGTGCACCTGCAGGAGCTTAGCCTGCTCCACTCACCTGCCAGGCTGCCCTTCTCCTCCCAGGTCTTCCTGCGGGACCGCCTGAAAGTCATCCGGGTCAAGTGCGAGGAGCTCCGCGAGGTGCCCCTCTGGGTGTTCGGACTGCGGGGCCTGGACGAGCTGCATTTGGAGGGGCTCTTTCCCCCGGAGCTGGCCCGGGCGGCGACCCTCGAAAGCCTCCGGGAGCTGAAGCAGCTGAAGGTGCTGTCTCTGCGGAGCAACGCCGGTAAGGTGCCAGCCAGCGTGACCGACGTGGCTGGGCACCTGCAACGGCTCAGCCTGCACAATGACGGGGCCCGCCTGCTGGCACTGAACAGCCTCAAGAAGCTGGCGGTGCTTCGGGAGCTGGAGCTGGTGGCCTGTGGGCTGGAGCGCATCCCCCACGCCGTCTTCAGTCTGGGCGCACTGCAGGAACTCGATCTCAAGGACAACCACCTGCGGTCCATCGAGGAGATCCTCAGTTTCCAGCACTGCCGCAAGCTGGTCACGCTCCGGCTGTGGCACAACCAGATTGCCTATGTCCCCGAGCACGTGAGGAAGCTTCGGGGCCTCGAACAGCTCTATCTCAACCACAACAAGCTGGAGACCCTACCCCCGCAGCTAGGCATGTGCTCCGGTCTCCGCCTGCTGGACGTCTCCCACAATGGGCTGCGCTCCCTGCCGGCCGAGCTGGGCCTCCTCCAGAACCTGCAGCACCTGGCTCTCTCCTACAATGCCCTGGAGTTCCTGCCCGATGAGCTCTTCTCCTGCCGCAAGCTGCGGACATTGCTCCTTGGATACAACCACCTGCGCCAGCTCTCGCCCCAGGTGGGGGCCCTCAGGGCCCTCAGCCGCCTAGAACTCAAGGGCAACCAGCTAGAGGCACTGCCCGAAGAACTCGGCCACTGTGGAGGGCTCAAGAAGGCAGGGATACTGGTGGAGGACACCCTTTATGAGGGGCTGCCGGCAGAGGTGCGGGACAGGATGGAGGTGGAGTGA
- the PRR36 gene encoding proline-rich protein 36 gives MDKRDKTRAGAAGRTPTSRSPSLQTPRPPGSPRPPPPVTSAALRVLGAAGAAGRGPLAERAGDSRGAALPEATPRVGSTRSAGTGPRSAASRPPAAGRGERTPAKTTGPGCISSPGRASGPTRQGPLGQKGLRLPSEEPVARGKAPEAPRRSVLSSGARRDSSESTPGAPSPAISRRSRAAGTEVGVPRVAPSARQRPSTEVSRKSVSSAPERSTAEPSSAARRRPSAGVGLQRPTSRPLGSSGTPLSSPSRSGASLAGTPRTLGHPSQPKAKGLQAQRPPQATPPRKGAPPVRDLSPPLATSFLPCPTAPPPHVPETPLRDSLPPSPPTTPPPQALSCPLATPPPLAPPSLSAPLTLQALPTPPATPPLQAPPTHLNTSFPEASASSLAMANFLASNSPSVSPSLLSMSPTQASLALTPLPALPSPLATHPLASPLPPATAPLQAPVPQATSLRNPPSPLATRHLQAPSPLTTPPPQTSPSVSPPSLQATPCTLPPTKDPPLALSPLQASPSLTTLSLQGSPLGAPSPLATPPLQIPPPLDTPLRLATPPTQIPSGASPPLQAPPSSLAVPPPHTPPLTTPSLPPSPSQILPTLQAPPSLVLPPLQAPPSPPTSPLLQDPLSPLATSPLQAPPSLASPPLQALPSLDSPPLQDPPSLATPPLQVPPSLALPSLQASPSPPASPPPQAPRRPPTPGPDAPIPGPRLTLALAPGPPPPPSRSPSSTLSGPDLAGHSSSATSTPEELRGYDSGPEGGAPASPPADAELAACHPAVWIRGSAPPLAIRGTPGAPLPWSPAAGSSAADGLCTIYEAEGPESATPATGALDPGPGPGAGGGKASAGAGAGAASRGAKPARLGELPLGALQASVVQHLLSRTLLLAAAEGAAGGSSGGPGGAGGGGSTGGARTALSDAELGRWAELLSPLDESRASITSVTSFSPDDVASPQGDWTVVEVETFH, from the exons ATGGACAAGAGGGACAAGACCAGGGCAGGGGCAGCCGGGCGGACCCCCACTTCTCGCTCTCCCAGCCTTCAGACCCCCCGGCCCCCAGGGTCTCCAAGGCCCCCTCCCCCAGTAACCAGCGCGGCTCTCCGAGTTCTGGGAGCAGCGGGAGCTGCAGGGCGAGGGCCCCTGGCAGAGCGAGCCGGGGACAGCCGGGGAGCAGCTCTCCCGGAGGCTACTCCCCGGGTGGGATCTACGCGGAGTGCTGGGACAGGCCCCCGGAGCGCAG cctccagGCCCCCAGCGGCTGGGAGAGGGGAACGCACGCCTGCCAAGACCACAGGCCCAGGCTGTATTTCTAGCCCGGGGCGTGCCAGCGGGCCCACCAG GCAAGGCCCTCTTGGGCAGAAGGGGCTTCGGCTCCCATCTGAGGAACCCGTGGCCAGAGGAAAAGCCCCAGAAGCTCCCAGAAGGAGTGTCCTGAGTTCCGGGGCACGGAGAG ACTCTTCCGAGTCCACCCCAggcgccccctccccagccatcTCCCGTCGGTCACGGGCTGCGGGTACTGAGGTTGGTGTACCTCGGGTAGCTCCGAGTGCCCGGCAGCGGCCCTCGACCGAGGTTTCCAGGAAATCAGTGAGCAGCGCCCCTGAGCGCAGCACAGCAGAGCCGAGCTCTGCCGCCAGGAGGCGACCCAGCGCCGGCGTGGGCCTCCAGAGGCCAACCTCGCGCCCCCTGGGCTCCAGCGGCACCCCTCTTTCCTCCCCATCTCGCTCCGGGGCCTCGTTGGCTGGAACACCCCGGACTCTGGGGCATCCCTCCCAGCCCAAGGCGAAAGGACTGCAAGCTCAGCGTCCCCCGCAGGCCACACCGCCAAGGAAGGGCGCACCCCCTGTGCGGGACCTTTCTCCTCCTTTGGCCACATCTTTTCTGCCCTGTCCTACTGCACCGCCTCCCCATGTCCCAGAGACTCCCCTAAGGGACTCTCTTCCTCCGTCTCCACCgaccacccctcctccccaggctctTAGCTGTCCTTTGGCCACGCCCCCTCCACtagcccctccttccctctcggCTCCACTGACTTTGCAGGCCCTCCCCACTCCGCCGGCCACACCCCCCTTGCAAGCTCCGCCCACACACCTGAATACATCTTTTCCCGAGGCATCTGCCTCTTCCTTGGCCATGGCCAATTTTCTGGCTTCAAATTCTCCATCAGTTTCACCGTCTCTGCTGAGTATGTCCCCCACCCAGgcttctttggctttaacccctCTTCCGGCTCTCCCTTCTCCCTTGGCCACACATCCTTTGGCGAGCCCTCTACCACCAGCCACTGCCCCTCTACAAGCCCCTGTTCCTCAAGCAACATCTCTGAGGAACCCGCCCTCTCCCCTAGCCACACGCCATCTGCAGGCGCCCTCCCCTCTGACCACGCCCCCTCCGCAGACCAGTCCTTCCGTGTCTCCACCTTCTCTTCAGGCCACACCCTGTACACTGCCTCCCACAAAGGACCCTCCCCTGGCCTTATCCCCTCTACAGGCCTCTCCCTCTCTGACCACACTCTCTCTGCAGGGTTCTCCTTTAGGAGCGCCCTCTCCCTTGGCCACGCCCCCGCTACAGATCCCACCTCCTCTAGACACGCCCCTTCGACTGGCCACTCCTCCTACACAGATACCATCTGGGGCCTCACCACCTCTACAGGCCCCTCCATCCTCACTGGCCGTGCCCCCTCCACACACTCCACCTCTGACCACGCCCTCTCTACCACCCTCTCCCTCTCAGATCCTGCCCACTTTGCAGGCTCCACCTTCTCTGGTCTTGCCCCCTCTTcaggcccctccctctccccctactTCACCCCTTCTGCAAGACCCTCTCTCTCCCCTGGCCACATCTCCTCTGCAAGCTCCACCTTCTTTGGCCTCGCCCCCTCTTCAGGCCCTTCCCTCTCTTGATTCACCCCCTCTGCAAGACCCTCCTTCTCTGGCCACCCCCCCTCTGCAGGTtccaccttccctggccttgccCTCTTTGCaggcctctccctctccccctgcctcaCCCCCTCCGCAGGCCCCACGCCGACCCCCGACCCCAGGTCCCGATGCCCCAATCCCGGGCCCACGGCTGACCCTGGCGCTGGCCCccggcccgccgccgccgccttcgCGCAGCCCGTCCAGTACGCTAAGCGGCCCGGACCTCGCAGGCCACAGCAGCAGCGCCACGAGCACGCCCGAGGAGCTGCGCGGCTACGATAGCGGGCCCGAGGGCGGCGCCCCGGCCTCCCCTCCCGCCGATGCAGAACTCGCCGCCTGCCACCCGGCGGTCTGGATCCGAGGTTCTGCTCCGCCACTGGCCATCCGCGGCACCCCAG GAGCGCCCCTGCCTTGGTCTCCTGCTGCCGGGTCTAGCGCTGCTGACGGCCTGTGCACCATTTACGAGGCTGAAGGGCCTGAATCGGCGACCCCCGCCACAGGCGCTCTGGATCCAGGGCCCGGGCCTGGCGCGGGAGGTGGGAAGGCgtcagctggggctggagctggagcagccTCGCGGGGCGCGAAGCCGGCGCGCCTGGGCGAGTTGCCGCTGGGGGCGCTGCAGGCGAGTGTCGTGCAGCACCTGCTGAGCCGGACGCTGCTGCTAGCTGCCGCAGAGGGTGCCGCGGGCGGCAGCAGCGGTGGCCCAGGGGGTGCGGGGGGAGGCGGCAGCACGGGGGGCGCCCGCACTGCGCTCAGCGACGCCGAACTAGGCCGCTGGGCCGAACTGTTGTCTCCCCTGGACGAGTCCCGCGCCAGCATCACGTCGGTCACCAGCTTCTCCCCGGACGACGTGGCCTCTCCGCAGGGTGACTGGACCGTGGTAGAGGTGGAGACCTTCCACTGA